A genome region from Eremothecium cymbalariae DBVPG#7215 chromosome 4, complete sequence includes the following:
- the PEX12 gene encoding ubiquitin-protein ligase peroxin 12 (similar to Ashbya gossypii ABR067C): protein MDFYSNLPVDATATPTLFEIISSQEIDGLLKPTFQYLSANAIQRAPSRTRILLHTRFDELYGIFKLLLEYYHLKRYNATFIEKFYGLQRERTSPGDYAGNASIGLSHVQVGVVLFEKVVGVYLIDKLDRWHGSLYGRRLVAPLSRWEQWFVKWYPRFKKLIAITNLLCKLGYLSGRFRAISVLEHLASIQYTRSSATPAGAPTVLEPEDRLIQTNWPRIRSLIYRFLEKAGGKLGSLSSELFPTFIFTIRLLQQWSQQPAKKHDSWDNLSSIPPPPRPDVEVDIGDDGNNSDTDSDIPTTAVTYSSTSCPICNSDITNPGVLQTGYVACYPCAVKYVEEFGICPVMKTPLLGGTKGVRKLLC, encoded by the coding sequence ATGGATTTCTATTCAAACTTACCAGTTGATGCGACAGCGACGCCTAcattatttgaaattatttCTTCACAGGAGATAGATGGACTTTTGAAGCCGACATTTCAGTATCTTTCAGCAAATGCAATACAGCGAGCGCCTTCACGGACTCGTATATTACTGCATACCCGTTTTGATGAGCTTTATGGGATTTTCAAGTTATTGCTCGAGTACTACCATCTCAAAAGGTATAATGCTACATTTATCGAAAAGTTTTATGGGTTGCAGAGGGAGCGAACATCTCCTGGAGACTACGCTGGTAATGCCAGCATCGGCCTCTCTCATGTACAAGTGGGAGTTGtattgtttgaaaaagtAGTTGGTGTCTATTTGATAGACAAACTCGATCGGTGGCACGGGTCCCTTTATGGCCGTAGGCTTGTAGCTCCCCTTTCTCGTTGGGAACAGTGGTTTGTTAAATGGTATCCACGTTTTAAAAAGCTCATTGCCATTACCAATTTACTTTGCAAACTGGGCTACCTCTCGGGCAGGTTCCGGGCCATTTCTGTGCTAGAGCATTTGGCTTCCATCCAATACACACGTTCCTCGGCAACACCTGCAGGAGCTCCAACAGTGTTGGAGCCAGAGGACCGGCTGATACAAACTAATTGGCCTCGTATCCGGTCTCTAATTTATAGGTTCCTTGAAAAAGCAGGTGGTAAACTCGGATCGTTGAGCAGTGAACTGTTCCCAACGTTCATATTCACAATAAGACTACTCCAACAGTGGTCTCAGCAGCCTGCCAAGAAACACGATTCATGGGATAATTTATCTTCCATCCCCCCACCTCCCCGGCCTGATGTAGAAGTTGATATCGGTGATGATGGTAACAACAGCGATACTGATTCGGATATCCCCACTACAGCAGTCACTTACAGCAGTACATCGTGTCCAATTTGTAATTCAGACATTACCAACCCCGGTGTACTCCAAACTGGCTATGTTGCCTGCTACCCTTGCGCCGTTAAATACGTTGAAGAGTTTGGCATATGTCCCGTTATGAAGACCCCACTACTCGGAGGCACCAAGGGTGTCCGTAAGTTACTCTGTTAG
- the MRPL3 gene encoding mitochondrial 54S ribosomal protein mL44 (similar to Ashbya gossypii ABR065W), which produces MSQLMRAVRSLHYSGAVRQAAGSAGRITAEAAETAELANYRRYYGELRDAISKPQEEILRRSPELNTLHRRLSLPEEFGFSTLSRCLTCRSSKLPEDKTGLQFSTVPVQGSHMCDNHGLNIFGKNILSHYVTRRLIEKMPRLPTPVLNAAVDAYIGEPVLAHIGKSWGIEFERSTIMDRYLSQEPLYLTLGKLRFYNNTMKETDGIQVILKENKSPDSAMALAVRSIIGGLWASTQDFQTVYKFIEDHILSRKLDPTRLFQFEQPTRELATLCRREGLARPISKLLAESGRLSKAPVFIVGVFSGEEKLGEGFGSSLKEAKARAATDALMKWYCYEVSEQQQGTVVDPGQVIV; this is translated from the coding sequence ATGTCGCAATTGATGCGTGCAGTTCGGTCTTTGCATTACTCAGGTGCAGTACGCCAAGCGGCGGGCAGTGCTGGGAGGATTACTGCGGAGGCTGCGGAAACTGCAGAGTTGGCCAACTATAGACGGTACTATGGGGAGCTACGGGATGCAATCAGTAAACCGCAGGAGGAGATACTGAGGAGGAGTCCAGAGTTGAATACGTTGCACAGGCGGCTTTCGCTTCCTGAGGAATTTGGGTTTTCTACGCTGTCTAGATGTTTGACTTGTCGTTCGTCGAAGCTGCCGGAGGACAAGACTGGTTTACAGTTCAGTACTGTTCCGGTGCAGGGGAGTCATATGTGTGATAACCATggtttgaatatatttggaaagaatattCTAAGTCACTACGTGACGCGGAGGCTAATAGAGAAGATGCCGAGGTTGCCGACGCCTGTGTTGAATGCTGCGGTAGATGCATACATTGGGGAGCCTGTTCTTGCGCATATTGGGAAGAGTTGGGGGATTGAGTTTGAGAGGAGTACTATAATGGATAGGTATTTGAGTCAGGAGCCGTTGTATTTGACGTTGGGCAAGTTGCGTTTCTACAATAATACGATGAAGGAGACGGACGGGATACAGGTGATCttgaaagaaaacaagTCGCCAGATTCTGCGATGGCGTTAGCTGTCAGAAGTATCATTGGTGGACTCTGGGCTAGTACTCAGGATTTCCAGACTGTGTACAAGTTCATAGAGGATCATATTCTGTCCAGGAAACTGGATCCTACAAGGTTATTTCAGTTTGAACAACCTACAAGAGAGCTAGCAACATTGTGTCGCCGCGAGGGGCTAGCTAGGCCTATATCGAAGCTTCTTGCAGAATCTGGTAGGCTATCTAAGGCTCCAGTTTTCATTGTAGGAGTATTTTCAGGAGAGGAGAAGCTTGGAGAGGGGTTCGGTTCTTCGCTGAAGGAAGCTAAAGCCAGAGCTGCTACTGATGCCTTAATGAAGTGGTATTGTTACGAAGTTTCTGAACAACAGCAGGGTACAGTGGTAGATCCTGGCCAAGTTATCGTGTAG
- a CDS encoding uncharacterized protein (similar to Ashbya gossypii ABR066W): MQEWRIDEEVIVAVNHCCAEKFQQPQPQQQQRTSLILSEDTLSHPVAFILLGNREEWRIQTPVGVDITVDLDTGSLLWDVALVRERIRLLQVMHVTQLPVAVLVVDGELHDYVAFLNEVESVWPLIRSVVSYGIEECSLQCWDMGFMRQIGYVIIERDMSGYLPCNRSAVAEDLKLDLVEQGKIIGKLVQNVDRIVKYLESLTPDNKSPLQDVILRQCWRFVCKLQSPCTRDIEKEISMLESQWQLLNTLTTQFETTMMLD; this comes from the coding sequence ATGCAAGAATGGCGTATTGATGAGGAGGTGATTGTCGCTGTCAACCACTGTTGCGCAGagaaatttcaacaaccccagccacaacaacagcaaagaACTTCGTTAATATTAAGTGAAGACACGTTGAGCCATCCAGTAGCTTTCATTCTACTGGGTAATCGGGAGGAATGGCGAATTCAAACACCGGTGGGGGTCGATATAACAGTTGATTTGGATACAGGGAGTTTGTTGTGGGATGTGGCTTTAGTACGTGAACGCATCAGGTTGTTGCAAGTTATGCATGTTACACAGCTGCCAGTCGCGGTGCTTGTGGTAGACGGTGAGTTGCATGACTATGTTGCATTTTTGAATGAAGTGGAAAGTGTATGGCCTTTGATTAGAAGTGTCGTTAGTTATGGGATTGAGGAGTGCTCTTTACAATGTTGGGACATGGGATTCATGCGGCAAATAGGTTATGTGATTATCGAACGTGATATGAGTGGATATTTACCTTGCAATAGATCTGCTGTTGCAGAAGATCTAAAACTTGATTTGGTGGAGCAAGGTAAAATTATAGGCAAATTGGTACAGAATGTTGATCGAATTGTCAAGTATTTAGAGTCCCTCACGCCGGACAATAAAAGTCCATTGCAGGACGTCATTCTGAGGCAATGCTGGAGATTTGTGTGCAAGTTACAAAGTCCATGCACTAGGGATAtagaaaaggaaatatCGATGTTGGAATCACAATGGCAATTGTTAAATACACTAACTACACAATTTGAAACTACTATGATGCTAGACTAA